Within Gambusia affinis linkage group LG01, SWU_Gaff_1.0, whole genome shotgun sequence, the genomic segment GTAACATCTTCCCTAATGTATATAATCACTcgaattaaaaatacattaaaaaaaataatacacattGCTCACTTatcccatttttctttcttgcataAAACCAACCTTgtacatattttgtaaatattaaaggcCTTAAGTGCATGGTTTTTAACCAGGGGCTACAATTGCATTTCTAAAgttctgaaggtttttaaatTGCATATCTCAGCAGAGTAGATGACTTACTGAACTATAGTGAGTGTGGTGATGTTGGAGACTGGAATGAAAACACTGCAGGCAGACAGTGCCTTCTAAAATTGGTTAACattgcatttaatttctaaTCTTATTGTGTTGTGTcctatttttatgaaaatgcgATTGAGTCACATTGTCTATgggaaataaataagaaaacattttatttgaagcataacatgacactgtcatgtAAGCCTACTGTTATTTCTGAGAatataactttttctttaaagctaAAAAGTTGTAAGGGattttgaatgaataaaaaaaggcccataaatttaaaaaaatttgaaataaatgtaaaagtagTATGAATGTTCAAACTGCGATATTTGTGctttagaaaaatgaagaaaaaaaaaaggtgatttcGTGAACTAATTTTATTCTCTTAGTCAACGTCAGTTTAATTGAACCAAATAAGTGAAATGTGACTTTCTGTTCTCCTCCCAGGTGCCCGGTGTCTCTGAGAACCGTCCCTCTGTGCTGCGGGGGGATTCGCTGCTGGTGTACCCCCAGGGAGAAAAGGAAGTGAAGTACCGTGGTTATGTTTACAGCGTGCAGCTGGACAGCGTCAGACTGGGCTTTGCCTCAGAGTAAGACTGTGACgctcagtaaaaacaaaaagacaagcAGTCCACGACTCTCAAACAGAGATTCCTCTCTCTGTTTCATGGCAGATTGCTGAATCGATACATGTCGGGTAAAGACTTGAGCTTGATTGAAGGGATAAAGTTCAACGTTGAGTTCACCATCAACCGCCTGACTGTGCATCTCCAGCACAGAGCTGCACAATTCGCAAGGATCCACAAACTGAGCAGTGTGCTGTTTCCTGCTGCAATGCCACGTGAGGAACCTGACCTCCCCAAACTCAAGTAAGCATCTCTATATGTAcaactctctttttttcccccttagtTTGCACCAAAAACAAGTTCACAGCACGCTTAAGATGAAACACGTAAGATTCAACCTCAATAATACTACACTAAATAAAAGATAACTTGGGACAAACATTATAAGGAGGTATTTTAAAGGACCTCCTTCATGATCCTGCTCAACCAGTATCATCAGAATAGTCTCAACAAAGACAGTGTTGACACAGGCTCAGCATTTCTACAATAACAATCAGGGGACTCCTTGAACACAACGCGTATCAAGCATGAGAGAATGTCTGTTCCTCAAGGTCAGAATCAGTCTGCTTGCGCACACCATGACAGAGGTCAAAAACAGACCGTGTGGACGAGGTCAAGCTGCTTTTACTGGACTGCACTAAGAGCAcaattcatttcctttttttctgtttcctgacAGACTGTTTGATTATCAGCTGGAGAAAAACCCGGAGCAGTATCAAGCCGTGCAGCACATCGTTGCCGGTTCCTCCAGACCTGCGCCGTATCTTGTGTTCGGCCCACCAGGAACAGGTGAACCAAACAAGTAGAAATGTGCTCCTTTCGTGTTTGTGTAGTTTATTTCTAGgttgtgatttaaaataaaagaaaaaagaaagagattggATGTACAGCGCATGTAGGTAACTGATGAAGCAGTTGTCAATTCTGCTGACTCGCCacatgttgaaatgtttaagCTATCCTAACAAGAGATTCTGCATGTAATGATGCAAGTTTCTTCCATACATAGCGGAAATTATGTACATAAAAGACCTTCACAACACTTGTCTGTATACTCCCAATGTTTTATGGCGGGAATCATGTTATGTTAACTGAATCCAGTTAGGGTAAAgcagaaatataacaaaacagtGTGAAACgtaaaaagatgtgaaaaccTGAAGTCACTATTCTGCCGCTGcttcatttcagaaaacatatgcacttttactcttttcttaaaatatcattttgaattttacGGCCTGTTAAGGTAAAACTGTCACTTTGGTGGAGGCCATCAAGCAGATCGAGAAGACCCAGACGTTCTGCCACATCCTGGCCTGCGCTCCCTCCAACAGCGCCGCTGACCTGTTGTGCAGCAAGATTCGCGAGCATGTAGACGAGCACAAAGTCTACCGAATGTACGCCAGCAGCCGGGACCCAAAACTCGTCCCTGAGCACCTGAAGGTCAGCGCTGACTGGCGGTTTAATTCACTCACTTATTTCTGCTTATTTCTCATTCTTGGCCAAAAAAATCAACGTTTAGAATCCTTCCTGGAGCCTCTGTTTGGGACAAtacacttgttttgtttttgcgtTTCTTTGATCGCGTACCGTTGACGTCACTGCattcatgtgtgtttgtggttgtgTTGCTCCACAGGCATGCTCTAACCTCTTAGGAGATTCTTACATTTTTCCTGAGAAAGAGGAGCTGATGGAGTTTAGAATTATTGTCACCACCCTGTTAACTGCTGGAAGGTAGAGAATAACTTTCAGAACTAACTATCTTGCTAATCTGCACTTTTTTCTGCCTATATTCTAACCAAAGGTCACCAACATTTAATGTCACCAATGGATTTCGACATTGCGATTTTCTACCCGTTTTAATATTGCAGGTTTGTGACAGGCGACATTCCTTCTGGACATTTCACTCACATTTTTGTGGACGAGGCTGGACATGCCGTGGAGACGGAGTGTTTAGTCCCCCTGGCAGGTAACAGAGCACGATCTGGAGCGTTTCCTGGAATGGGATTAAGTTTTATTGATAGttcttttaacatgttttgctttttaaaaaaacaaatatgtcacATAGGATTGCTAGACACTAAGACTGGACAGCTTGTCCTGGCTGGAGACCCCAAGCAGCTCGGACCCATCCTCAGATCTCCTTTTgcactaaaatacaaaatgggTAAGAAGTGGAGATGGACTGATCAGAGATTTTGTGGTCAATATCCAATCACTGATTATGTAAAGCCCTGACCTACTAATGCCAATTTCTCTTAAAaactaaatgctttttttatactttcttcCCATATTAAAAACTAACATTCTTCATAATCTTATAATAGGGATGAACAAAGTTATCAAGATCAATGCTGCACATGTCAGGCTTCGTAGCTTCAGTAGtacattttcaaaagattttccCAAAGGATGAAGCCGAGCAATTTTGGTGTAATATGTTCAGCATCCTGACATCAGTTTGATCTCTCACAACATTCAAAGTAGCAATCTGAAGAAACAGCCAGCATGCCATGCTTTTCAGAAGCCTGTGGAtgtgttgctatggcaacaaacACTGCGGCCCTAATCTGTTTTCAGGTCCCTATGCAACACGTGTGTGAGCGCATACTTTTTAAGCCTTCACAAAATTTGGCGTcccagattttaaaaagctacaactcccttttttttccaacttagATACAGGATCTCAGAAACATTGAAATTTTGAACAACATTTTGTCAATTGAAAATATCAATCTTGACTTATTCCAGCATGACCTCTGTTTGCGCTCAAATATAGTGAATTCACCAGTTATTTCTGGTTCCAGTAACcacttaatttatttagaatctcctggggggttttttagcaacatttcagacgaCTTTCactctaaaataaaaccttttgtcACTTTGAATTGTATTGTTTGAAATACTCTGCTGTCTGCAGGAATTTCCCTCTTGGAGCGCTTGATGACCGATTTCCCTCTTTACCAGAAGAACGATGGCGTCTACGATAACTGCTTCGTGACCAAGCTGCTGCGCAACTACAGGTGAGTCAGGACGCGATGCCTGATGCGACAGAAAGATTCTGCTCGGGTTTTCAGATGACACCTTCTAATGCGTCTCTTTCAGGTCTCATCCTGCCATCCTCAAGATTCCCAATGAGCTCTTCTATGAAGGAGAGCTGCAGGCTTGTGCCGAGGAGTATTCGCGCAACTTGTACTGCAGATGGGAATACCTTCCAAAGCAGGTATTTATTCTgccatcaagaaaaaaaacacacacacacacacacacacagagcaaagTGCATTTAGAAGCAGTTGAATTAGAAATCGAACTGACAATGAAGCTTTTTTACTGACGGACGTCAcaaagttgttggtttttttttgtgattttgggatttcatgatgctgctgctcaaGAAAGTTGCTTTGCTGTTGCTGCGTTTAACTTGGATTCTTGTATTGTGATCTTGGGACCAGTGAcagtgtttgtttctgacttCTGATCGAACAGAATAGAAATATCTTTCACTGTCGCTTAGTTGGGGAAATTCATGTGAACCATCAGCAGAGTGACAGGCAAAACGGAAGCCTCTAGTCTTACACAAagatagaaatataaaaacaaatataataattagAGACAGTACTGTAAGGGCAAatttataacttaaaaaaatccagTATAGTCATTAGAGTCAAAGAAATGGGCAATTCAGttggatatatttttaaaatgtatgagtATACTTGtgcataaaacaaatttgtgcATGAGTTACAAAAAAATGGGAGCACTGCAAATAACAGCAGGGATGAAAACAGTTATTGAGTGTTAGGTTATATGGAGGAGTGATAATCACAAAGTCTGACAGCTGCTGGCAGGAAGGATCTACCATGAGGCTCTTTCATGTAGCAAGGATGCAGTCTGTCACTGAAGAAGCTCTCCTGGTTTGAAACAACTTGTTGCAAGAGAAGAGAGACACTATCCAAGAGAGATAACTATAATCTTAAAAGATTGTtgtacagattaaaaaaacatgtttttgtgcagaaaatacagaaactagactaaaataaTTGTCTTGATTTGAATGAACGCAGAATGGCAAACTAAAATGtcttttgtatttgttaaaactaaatGTACCGCATCTTTTATCGCTACTGTGCAGCAGTTGGAAAATATTGATAGGTATTTATATTGTTAAAAGCAGTCTGAAAAGGTAAATTTTTTACAAAGCGCCTTGGCAGCAGTGCAATTACTATTTAGACAGTGATCAAAATTGGTAAAAATACTGTTAACAGGCAGGTTGAATACCAGAAATCCCTCAAACAATTCACCAAATGTATCAAACTATTACACTTTAATTCTTAGTCTGAAAACATATCAAGATTGCATGTTCATTATTCATTTCATATAGAAAGTTCCTTCCTACCAAAATACCGCATTTCAGTGACTGATGTGTTTTCATATAGAAGCTAGATGGAAACAAAGCTTCCTGTAATCTTGGTTTCCAACAAGGATTCAGGTTATTTTAACAATGTCTTTCTCTGTGTATCTTTCAGGGCTTCCCAGTGATTTTTCATGGGGTTGCTGGCATTAATGATCGTGAGGCCAACAGCCCTTCCTTCTTCAATGTTGCAGAAGTGGAGGTGATAATGGACTACGTGAGAAAACTGCTGGACTCGCAAGGGAAGAAAGGAGTGGCTAAAATTGCTCCCAAAGACATAGGCATCATCGCCCCCTACAGGAAGCAGGTGTGAATTGTTTCCAAAGACAATCGATGATGTTCCGCTTAATTTCTAGACCATAAATGGCTGTTCTACAATGAACACCATTTTGGTATTGTAAAGTCTGAATGGtactgctgttttatttctttgtataaCAGGTTCAGAAAATCCGACAAGCCTTGGAAAAAGTTGCAAAggactttaaatttaaagacaTGAAGAATCTGAAGGTAACAATTTTTCCCTCTATGATGTGAGGTGATTATGGGGGAACAGGAGCTTTAAAAGTGTGTTCAGACCTTCAGTACTGAGTTTATAAAAACTCAGTACTGAATTTattccaggaggcatcctgaccagacgCCGGAGCGACCTTAATTGGCTGCTTTTGATGCGCTACAAAAGTATACAAAAGAATACAAAAGAATAATTGTTGTTAAAAACAGTTATTGATCCAGTTGGTGATGCTGGATTGCTGTTAGGttaaactgtgtgtgtgcgtgggtgcgtgtgtgtgtgtgtcaggttGGTTCAGTGGAGGAGTTCCAAGGACAGGAGAGGAGAGTAATCCTGGTGTCCGCCGTTAGAAGCAGTGCCAACTACATGGACTTTGACAAAAAGTTCAGCCTGGGCTTTATCAAGAGTGAGAAGgtaactaaaacacacacacacacacacacgaggcACGCTCGTCTCAAATGTCCGCCTGTCGTCCTGACTCTTTGTTTGTCCAGAGGTTCAACGTGGCTGTGACTCGAGCCAAAGCTCTGCTGATCGTGGTGGGAAACCCCCTAATGTTGAGCTCAGATCCTACCTGGGCCAGGTAGATTTCACACATACACGTTCCTCACTTTCACATTACAGAAGCTAAAATCATAGATtatattgaataaaattaatttagcttttttgttttcttttgtctcttctCTGCAGCTTCATCGAGTACTGCAAAGATGAGGGAGGCTACTGCGGTTTCTCGCATGCTCAGGAAGACGAGGCGGAGATCGTGGCCAAACTGTCTGCTCTCTACATCAGCATTGAGGCTGAAAGTAAGAAACATACATTTcatctgtctttttaaattaaattaaattaaataaagagcCGTGTTATTATGTAAACATTACTTTTGAATGTCTCTCCATCCCAGTTGAGACTGCCGAGAGTGTTGTTCAACAGCAACTGGACCCTGAGTGGAGGAATGACATgtgagcagcagagagagagagaggaagagaggaagactACCTGCGAAACTTGAAGAACATCATTGCATTACAATTGTCCTGGATAAAATTTACAGCATTCAAGTGATATTATCCAGAAGCATATTTTGAAGATCAACATTTAGCCAAAGACCAGAGGACAGACACAGAGGAACTGTACCAATAAGAGCTCAACTGCTAACCACTGCAAACATTAGCTTCTGATTACAACTAAAGAGTTACATAAAATCCAGGGACATTCTTCTCAGGTGTGATCTGTTTAatcacagattttttaaaaaaaattgagaaataatttttgctgACTCACTGGTgaactgcttttttaaaaaaaaataaataaataaatatttacttaattttattgatgcactgtgtttaataaaaagtattatGTGAAACATGAAATTGAATCCTCACTAAGTACTTGTGACCATGCAAAGAAACTCGAGTGTGTTTGATTTGGATTTTATCtgatatataaaataataaagtactaagaggaggaaaaaaagagagacaagaTTCATATTTCCATAAATTATCAGAAAAATGTCGCGTATTTGTATTCAGACCGACGGTAGCAAAGCTCAAATTAAACCTTCCCACATATTCTGAGTAAGATTCATTACCTCGGCAGAGCAACCGAGATGAACCAATCCAGTCAAGGTAAtgagtttcaaaaatattttattaacacaTTCATCTCATCCAGACAAAACAATCCTCTCCTGTTTGCAAAGCGTTTTCTACaatcaacattttctcttaaGCTATGCATTAGACATTTAACACGCGGCCCAAATGTGCAGGTATTATTTCTAGGCCGTCTAAATTCAAATCTctgaatataaatgtataaaacagGTGACTATCAGTTTGCAATGGTGAcaataaaggaaacaaaaagaggcTCGTGGATTTTAAGGTGGACTGATAGAAAAACACTCAAACTGTAGCATAAACCGGTTTAAGGACTAGATGTGCATATGATGCGagaaagaatttaaaatctaaCTTAGAGAGAAAAACCTGCATGTTAGTGtatattatacaaaaaaaaaaaaaaaggctgtaaACAGAGCGTATTCATCTTCAGAAAATCTTTTCACACAGTCATGAGGCAACTGTATACTGGATCTGAAACAGAACTGAGATCAGAGAGGAGGCTGGCCTGGTGGAGGGAAAGCATTGGTCATGTCTGTCAGAGCCAGAGGAGTGCAACTGCTAGTATTGTCCTCAACAAGTACAGCACTGTCTGCAGTGCCAGTTTAAGCCGTCGCCATTACTGGGAGGGGCCAGTGTGCCGTCCGAAGCCTCTCCTTCCAAATCCTGTCTGCTCTTTCAGAGTACTACTGCATGCTGGGCTTAATTAGGTGTGAACAGGTTCTAAATTTAGTCTCTTGCAGAAACGGTGAAAAACAGCTCGGCAGACACAGCACTTGGTGGCATACAAGTTTTAGAGTACAAAACTAATAGTGGTACAATGCAGATAACCGCCACAGGATCTGGTGTATAGAAGGAAACCAAGTGGTACATGGAGGTTTTAGAAGAAGCAAAGGGAagcaaatctaaagaaaaaaaaaaacaatgctgaaGGAGAAACAATGACAGGACAGGAAGAGCACATGACCCTTCTCTGTAAACAGAATCATGATGTGCAAGCAGAAGGcatggcattttttaaaaaaagaataatgcacatttaaatacaaacatacattCATACAGAAAGAAGGATTCAATCTGCCACACAAGCCGACTGGTGTGCTGGTTACAGGAAACAGCAGGACAGGAGCAGAAAgttggaaagaaaacatttaattataactgattttaaacagGTGTGGCAGTCTCTCATATAAGCCTGCATCTGTGGAGTAAGTACAGTCTATGGAAGCCACGGATTTAAGGTTTCTCTAAGTTTGTCCTGCGTGTCTGGGAGATTCCTCCCCAAGATGTTGATCagccagcagaaacagactCCTCACAGTAACTGGCAGCCGCCCCGCTTCTTGCGCTTGCGGACCTGCAGCGCTGCTCTGGTCGCCATCTCAAACACTTCCCGCACGCCGTCCTTAGTCTTGGCTGAGCACTCCAGGTAGCCAAAGGCACCGATGCGTTGTGCCATGTCTTTGCCCTCCTCAGACTTGACAGGCTCCTGGAAAAGGAGGGTTAAATGAGAAAACGGTTAATACATGGCAAATGGGAAACGCTGGGATACTTGTCATTTAGTGTAGTACGCGCATTACTTCACCTGTTTCATCTTGGCCAACTCCCTGCGTGTGTGTTCATCGTTTCTGAGGTCCTTCTTGTTGCCCACAAGTATGATGGGGACGTTGGGACAGAAGTGCTTTACTTCAGGGGTCCATTTCTCAGGAATGTTCTCTGAAAATGATCGATTGTGACGCATGAGTTTAGAGTTCCAGAAAAGTGCACGCCAATTTCTTTTCCTCCCAAAGAGTAGGAGAAGTTTCCCTTGTGACACTACAAACCATCATCAAGAAGCCACTGACCCCCTGGCTGGTCATTCTTTGGAAGGATGGTGCCAAGTGAGGCATTATCCGCATCCCAAAAACTGTACACTTACATTCTGACAAGTGTACAGCTCAAGTCTTTCAGGATAGATGGAGGAAATAAATTAGCTTGCCACAAAAATTTCAAACTAATTTacctaaactttattttcaaaaggatgaaaattaaattaactgcTTTCCATTCACCCCATATTTAACAACTGGTGCAGTGGACAGTCACAATCTACCTTACCTAAACTGTCAGGGCTGTCTATGGAAAAGCACATAAGTATAACGTCGGTGTCGGGGTAGGAGAGAGGCCGCAGTCGGTCATAATCCTCCTGGCCGGCAGTGTCCCACAGCGCCAATTCCACCTGCGTGACAGAGGGACAGGATAAGAAGGCTGCTAAAAATCTGCAGCTGACTGGAAGCCGAACTACAAAAGAGGATCACAACACACAAAATCAGTGCTGACGAGAGCAGAAGTAAAATTCCTTTGCTACTAGCCCTAAAAAGCAACTTCTCAGTGGTAGAGGAAGTTCCCACAGGCCTTGGGCTGTTAATCAAAGTGGCGGCAGGCCCAGAGAGCCTGACCTGCTCTTGGTAAAATAAATGTCCtgcaaaaatcattttcaaaacctcAGCAGTAGAACTACCAATTTTAGAACACTGTAGCCTGAAACTGTCAGTGCGTGCAAAATTAACCAAGCCTGAGCTGCATCGCATCCCACAGAGTTTCTTGCAATGCATTTTGCTGGTCTTATTAAACAGGTCTTGCGCTTCAATAGCGTCTAAAACAGAAGCTAAAATCCGGGAATAAACAGGATTAATTGCATCTTTGAGACCAACCGTCTGGACGTTAGTAGGGTCTtatgaaatttgttttattaatttttcaaattccATTCCCCATGCATCCCTACttccagtttttccattttaatttttcagaatttgaattTTCCATATTAACCATAtttattaatctaaaaactTATATGCAATGGTCTGCTGATAGATCCCATATTTGAgccagacaaaagaaaaaaaacaaaacaaaaaaaacaacaatatgttATTCCTTTTGTGTATGCTAGACTTAAAGTCAATACTATGGCAAGAGATGCAACACAGAAGgataagaagagaaaaaggacaaaatgagcaaaaggAGAATTGAGTCACAGACAGAGCGATGATAAATAAGATTAAACTGAATGGTCTTTAATGTCTTCGACTAAAGCATGAATATCACAAGAAATGTAGTTAATCTCACATGAAGCACCACTTCCTGAATAAATTTCCATGCTTTCATATACGTTTTTCCTTCAAGCCCCCGAGTTATCAAGGACAGGAAATAAAGCAGAGGAAGTAAAACTGTTGGAAAAAAGAGCAGCTAACAAATTAGAGCTGTGCATTAGACAAGACCTGCAGTCAAGCTCTTAAGTAAAAACCCTCCAAtcccacttaaaaaaaaaagaaagaaaaaaaagttgaaatccCAACAATTTGGAGCATGTAAGGAGAAACGTTTCCCACCCcactttattaaaagaaaagtaacagGCTCTGATAAAACGtgactttttatatatatatatatatacatatatatatatatatatatatgatgtaaattaaagtttacatcaCAGAacaatgggggaaaaaaatcgcTGACATCAGATTTTGCAGCACAGGAAACGGGAAAAGGAAATTAGTCATGATCTACAAGGAGGGTGAGGGAGGGTTTGGTGGGAACTGAACCCGACACAGGAAAGTTGGCAAAGATTCAATTCCTGTTGTTGGCTAGAGATGTGTGCCTTCAAAACAATGCAATGCCCCAAAGAGCTTTGCTAACAATACACACCTATAGCCATTAATCAAAATCGCACGTGGTTCACATCCAACGAGGTCAGGAGTGTCGCATAAAACCCCCTGCTCTCAACGTCAGTTCTCATCACAGGTCAAAGGAAAACTGAAATCAGTCTCTTCCACTAAATCCAAACAGTTCTCTTTGTGAAgtcaaaaaaaagaatgatgtCATTGCTCATGTATGCAGCTTGTCTGGTAGTGACTATTTTTTGCAGGGTAACAGGATCATTTGAAAATCTTGAGCCTAAATTTCCACAGGATCGATCaagttatttttctgtctcaagTCATCAAGAGCTGCCTTTAAAACCTTAAAGAggcatatattaaaaaaaataaaataatacaattaagCTGCACATAAATTTAAACTACGACACTCAGTAAATGGCCGAGATTCAAACTACAGAATACCTGTTTGCCATCAACTTCAATGTCAGCGATGTAGTTCTCAAATACGGTGGGGACGTAGACCTCTGGGAACTGGTCCTTGCTGAAGACGATGAGGAGGCAGGTCTTCCCACACGCGCCGTCTCCAACTATCACCAGCTTCTTTCTGATTGCCGCCATCTAGAAGCAACAAAGATTTATCTTTAGGTTCAGGTTTGACGGAGTGGAAGCCATACAGAGATACTGGTTTCAAACAAAGTGACGAACGAGAAGCAACGTAACCATAAATGGCGAGAAGAGACAGGAAAAACAGGAGGGGAGGAAAACCCTTGTCTGTTTTAAGAGCTGCACCTCTTCCTGTTCCTGGTTAGTGTGCAGTCTATGGGCCTGGAAGAGCTACATGCTGCTTCATCTTTACATACTAGTACATGAGGGATTAACAGCCCACTCCGATTTTTCTCCGATACATCATCATCGATAACATTTGTTTCCCTACGCATTTCTCTTCTGTCTCTGAGAGATGTGTGAATGCAACATCAGTCTTGCTTGCCACAGAAATTGTGATGTCACCATGGATTAATTCTCATGTCCCACATGCCGATAATGGAGAAATGGCAAAATTATGCAATGCTCTGGCTGTTTAACAGACGCTTTATGTGCTACAAATCTCCAACTTTAATTAAACCATTGCAACTGATAAATAAGAGAGAACCAGAACATTCAGAGCATCACTGCTGGTTCTCATCACCACAAAGattttaagtaacttttaaatGCTTGTAAAAGCTTGAGAGTTACCCCTTTTTTGGCCATAGGCTACTCTGTCTTAGCTCCTCaagaagccattttgtttctaaGACTGCAATTAAGTGAGAGATGAGGAAAAGTTGCCAAGTCTCATCTTGAATGCCAGGTTAGACAAAAACTTCCTCCACTGCCTAAGAGCCAGGTAAATtctaaaatggcaaaaaataaataaataaatgctcaaGTTAATATCTGAAGTTGaagtttttggtgtttttttttttgtttgttttttttttatattagggCTACACCAATAAATTGGTcccaattttcttaattttgggagattgatGATTGGTCTACAGGTAATGAGGCTAATCTCATCTGCCTCTGCAcaggtttaaaaatcagccacaGTCCTCTGATGCTCTGACGTGAGAGAGGGCTGGCAGATAGATccacccaccaggtcatgtctgccaTTTGTAAGTTTCTTGCTTTAgtaacatttcagacaaaaccatttgtatcggccaaaatcaaaatcagcaggtcaagctttttaaagatgACAGCTAGAAAACTCCATTAAGTGCACCacgattttttccccccttctttaATGTTTGATTCTAATGTTTGTTCATCAACCAAGCTGCTCAGGCACTCTGTGGAAGAACCTTACGACAGTGTCAAACTAACGTTCCCAAGTTCTAACCCGCAGCGCTTTCTATACAGTAACAAAAGAGAGACAATCTTGGTTAGCGTTTTATTTCTACACATTAAATCAGGCCAGTGTACCGTCAGATACTCTGGAGAGAGCCACCTGTTCTCTGTGATAACAGGCTGCTACGGCTCCATACATCATACCGACATTGCCAGAGGGAAGCTCCACATTCAGAAACAAACCCACTGGACCGGCAGCCGACACTTCATAAAGAAAATGAGGCTGCTCCAGCACACCGAGTAATGCGCAAAATATAGTTTACTGATGTCCAAACAGCTGTCACACCAGGCTCTCCGCTATTACAGTAGCATGACAAAGCACACATTAGGGGTAGTGGCCCTTTTACTTTGGATAAATGCAAATCTGAAGCGTTTCCACTGGACTAGGACAGGCACAAATCCAAAGTGCTATTTTCCACAGTATGTCAGTGTCAGTCACTAGTTATGTTCAAACATCCTTAAAATTATGTAGCATGCAACACATCACGTACGTAGTGACAAGAGTCAAACGTAAAAACGCACAAAACAGCATAACAAAAAAGTGTGACTGAGTCATTGGAATGTGTACTTTAAACTGTAAACATTGGTTGATTATTCTTTCCTAAAAACGTATACAagtaagattattattatttatttatttttttacaaataatttattctt encodes:
- the LOC122828136 gene encoding rho-related GTP-binding protein RhoA-D isoform X2, with the protein product MAAIRKKLVIVGDGACGKTCLLIVFSKDQFPEVYVPTVFENYIADIEVDGKQVELALWDTAGQEDYDRLRPLSYPDTDVILMCFSIDSPDSLENIPEKWTPEVKHFCPNVPIILVGNKKDLRNDEHTRRELAKMKQEPVKSEEGKDMAQRIGAFGYLECSAKTKDGVREVFEMATRAALQVRKRKKRGGCQLL
- the LOC122827964 gene encoding putative helicase mov-10-B.1, with translation MVKMSVRALCQIGLDFFEFLSETERTSITDRLQLRDIYNDEFRRRTTGTKDPNFGSVLHALKLCNKITRRRDNIRFTPAVRNQYLDQWHTPRTHRPQPNRSRGASLEPVTDFSSAEDAETGVRARRKLASNLMSKLRVEGYLSMLITDKHGVSITADSPFENGKLVLRVQSIFEYVVKLNVKNTGTQSVYFTYYTPLHWLPYLSLSDEKRVTKQSPLSLNPGDSYEIVVSFRSEHVGFFPATLAFEFKPDLEPTTTAFHIVRIIEAQCITSLGLELAPVAPYKPRSLPAFTPDPVYRIIDGQPPEGFSVKRLKNVVELKTYRIPPYMNQLISRLKQRHFFSEEKKVLESPLSWENYTEKFQLLLYLEELQMEFDIRRYNIPNEDREFALLKRDVNNPRLLLLEVPGVSENRPSVLRGDSLLVYPQGEKEVKYRGYVYSVQLDSVRLGFASELLNRYMSGKDLSLIEGIKFNVEFTINRLTVHLQHRAAQFARIHKLSSVLFPAAMPREEPDLPKLKLFDYQLEKNPEQYQAVQHIVAGSSRPAPYLVFGPPGTGKTVTLVEAIKQIEKTQTFCHILACAPSNSAADLLCSKIREHVDEHKVYRMYASSRDPKLVPEHLKACSNLLGDSYIFPEKEELMEFRIIVTTLLTAGRFVTGDIPSGHFTHIFVDEAGHAVETECLVPLAGLLDTKTGQLVLAGDPKQLGPILRSPFALKYKMGISLLERLMTDFPLYQKNDGVYDNCFVTKLLRNYRSHPAILKIPNELFYEGELQACAEEYSRNLYCRWEYLPKQGFPVIFHGVAGINDREANSPSFFNVAEVEVIMDYVRKLLDSQGKKGVAKIAPKDIGIIAPYRKQVQKIRQALEKVAKDFKFKDMKNLKVGSVEEFQGQERRVILVSAVRSSANYMDFDKKFSLGFIKSEKRFNVAVTRAKALLIVVGNPLMLSSDPTWASFIEYCKDEGGYCGFSHAQEDEAEIVAKLSALYISIEAEIETAESVVQQQLDPEWRNDM
- the LOC122828136 gene encoding rho-related GTP-binding protein RhoA-D isoform X1, translated to MIRLCGRREERRKSQEIMAAIRKKLVIVGDGACGKTCLLIVFSKDQFPEVYVPTVFENYIADIEVDGKQVELALWDTAGQEDYDRLRPLSYPDTDVILMCFSIDSPDSLENIPEKWTPEVKHFCPNVPIILVGNKKDLRNDEHTRRELAKMKQEPVKSEEGKDMAQRIGAFGYLECSAKTKDGVREVFEMATRAALQVRKRKKRGGCQLL